Proteins from one Mycobacterium sp. SMC-2 genomic window:
- a CDS encoding IS110 family transposase, producing MVVAQPVWAGVDAGKADHYGVVIDAEGKSLLSRRVANDEAALLELIDMVAALADGGEVTWAIDLNAGGAALLITLLIAAQQRLLYIPGRTVHHASGGYRGDGKTDAKDAAVIADQARMRRDLQPLRPGDDIAVELRILTSRRADLVADRTRAINRLRAQLLEYFPALERGFDYSKSKAALILLTGYQTPDGLRRAGAARVAAFLHKRKARNADAVATAAIEAANAQHTIVPGQQLAAGVVARLAKEVMALDTEIGDTDAMIEDRFRRHRHAEIILSMPGFGVILGAEFLAATGGDMSAFPSVDRLAGVSGLAPVPRDSGRISGNLKRPRRYDRRLLRACYLSALVSIRTDPASRTYYDRKRAEGKRHTQAVLALARRRLNVLWAMLRDHAVYQPATTTAAA from the coding sequence GTGGTTGTGGCACAACCTGTGTGGGCTGGTGTGGACGCCGGGAAAGCGGACCATTACGGCGTGGTCATCGACGCTGAGGGCAAGTCGTTGCTGTCGCGGCGCGTCGCTAATGACGAGGCCGCGCTGCTGGAGTTGATCGACATGGTCGCGGCGCTGGCTGATGGCGGAGAAGTCACTTGGGCGATTGACCTCAACGCCGGCGGCGCTGCATTGCTGATCACGCTGCTGATCGCTGCCCAGCAGCGGCTGCTCTACATTCCCGGCCGCACTGTTCACCACGCCTCGGGTGGCTACCGCGGCGACGGCAAGACCGACGCCAAAGACGCTGCGGTGATTGCCGATCAGGCCCGGATGCGCCGCGACCTGCAACCGTTGCGCCCCGGCGACGACATCGCCGTCGAACTGCGCATCCTGACCAGTCGGCGCGCCGATCTGGTGGCCGATCGCACCCGCGCGATCAATCGGCTGCGCGCCCAGCTGCTGGAATACTTCCCGGCCCTGGAACGTGGCTTTGACTACAGCAAAAGCAAGGCCGCGCTGATCCTGCTCACCGGCTATCAAACCCCCGACGGGCTGCGCCGGGCCGGTGCCGCCCGGGTGGCAGCCTTTTTGCATAAACGCAAGGCCCGCAACGCCGATGCGGTCGCAACCGCCGCCATCGAGGCAGCCAACGCCCAACACACCATCGTGCCCGGACAACAGCTTGCCGCGGGCGTGGTCGCCCGCTTGGCTAAGGAGGTGATGGCCCTCGACACCGAAATCGGCGACACCGACGCGATGATCGAGGACCGATTTCGCCGCCACCGCCACGCCGAAATCATCCTGAGCATGCCCGGCTTCGGCGTCATCCTCGGCGCCGAGTTCCTCGCCGCCACCGGCGGCGACATGAGCGCCTTCCCCTCCGTCGACCGCCTCGCCGGCGTCTCGGGTCTGGCCCCAGTACCGCGAGATTCGGGCCGCATCAGCGGCAACCTCAAACGCCCCCGCCGCTACGACCGGCGCCTGCTGCGCGCCTGCTACCTGTCCGCTCTGGTCAGCATCCGCACCGATCCCGCCTCGCGCACCTACTACGACCGCAAACGCGCCGAAGGGAAACGCCACACCCAAGCCGTCTTGGCCCTGGCCCGTCGCCGACTCAACGTCCTGTGGGCCATGCTGCGCGACCACGCCGTCTACCAACCCGCAACCACTACTGCGGCGGCTTGA
- a CDS encoding nuclear transport factor 2 family protein codes for MDIWELVARERIRDTLARYNWAGDAGDVTGLANTFCTGGVLEIRGAEPLRGRAAIASFLGGVNVARRPDVKPVVRHNLTNVLFTALTPEVAQVSSYFTVVTHAGLDHFGRYRDTLVPDGDAWLIKHRKVSTDWAAPDSAMARPTGG; via the coding sequence GTGGACATATGGGAGCTGGTCGCCCGTGAACGGATCCGCGACACCCTCGCGCGGTACAACTGGGCGGGTGACGCCGGCGACGTGACCGGCCTTGCCAACACGTTCTGCACAGGGGGCGTGCTGGAGATCCGCGGTGCCGAGCCGCTGCGGGGGCGGGCGGCGATTGCGTCGTTCCTCGGCGGTGTCAACGTCGCCCGGCGCCCTGACGTCAAGCCGGTCGTCCGGCACAACCTCACCAACGTGCTGTTCACCGCGCTGACTCCCGAGGTGGCGCAGGTGTCCTCGTACTTCACCGTGGTCACCCATGCCGGGCTGGACCATTTCGGTCGCTACCGCGACACCTTGGTGCCCGACGGCGACGCCTGGCTCATCAAGCACCGCAAGGTGTCGACCGACTGGGCGGCCCCCGACTCGGCGATGGCCCGACCGACGGGCGGCTGA
- a CDS encoding SDR family NAD(P)-dependent oxidoreductase gives MNGETRAHALLDDRVAVVTGGGAGIGAATARLFAQQGAHVVIVDIDGGLAARTVDDIAAAGGSAVAVVTDVRDAAAVDDLARSVLDRYGRVDVLVNNVGHWLQHPGNFVDTDPGLWDELYRINLHHVLLVTRAFLPAMVARRAGAIVNVSSVEGLRGYPEDPVYAAFKAAVIQFTRSLAVQVGGQGVRVNAIAPDVTESLQVPYSQWLSADEQRQWPQWVPVGRMGVPEDQAHVILFLASDLSAFVTGHTIPTDGGTAAAGGWFRTSRRRDREWTNRPIAP, from the coding sequence ATGAACGGCGAAACGCGCGCTCACGCGCTGCTGGACGACCGGGTGGCGGTGGTGACGGGCGGGGGCGCCGGCATCGGCGCGGCCACCGCGCGGCTGTTCGCTCAGCAGGGCGCACACGTGGTCATCGTGGACATCGACGGCGGGCTGGCCGCACGGACGGTCGACGACATCGCGGCCGCCGGCGGATCGGCCGTCGCGGTGGTCACCGATGTCCGGGACGCGGCCGCGGTCGACGACCTGGCGCGATCGGTGTTGGATCGCTACGGCCGGGTGGACGTGCTGGTCAACAATGTGGGCCACTGGCTGCAGCACCCGGGGAACTTCGTCGACACCGACCCGGGGCTGTGGGATGAGCTGTACCGGATCAATCTGCACCACGTCTTGCTGGTCACCCGCGCGTTCCTGCCGGCGATGGTCGCCCGGCGGGCCGGTGCGATCGTCAACGTCTCGTCGGTCGAGGGCTTGCGCGGCTACCCCGAAGATCCGGTCTATGCCGCGTTCAAGGCCGCGGTCATTCAGTTCACCCGCAGTTTGGCGGTGCAGGTGGGCGGGCAGGGGGTACGCGTCAACGCAATCGCCCCCGACGTCACGGAATCCCTTCAGGTGCCCTATTCGCAGTGGCTGTCGGCCGACGAGCAGAGACAGTGGCCGCAGTGGGTTCCGGTCGGGCGCATGGGTGTGCCGGAAGATCAGGCCCACGTGATCCTGTTTCTGGCTTCGGACTTGTCGGCGTTCGTCACCGGCCACACCATCCCGACCGACGGCGGTACCGCCGCGGCGGGCGGCTGGTTCCGCACGTCGCGCCGACGCGACCGCGAGTGGACGAATCGTCCGATCGCCCCCTGA
- a CDS encoding alpha/beta hydrolase, with protein MVSTTVPQELLPSGAMKRRVHHRHSPQSVAVSLASRLIVKNTVRAWAFTPNLHWPFEYVDGLAGMVPRFGISATIEQVRLENCAAEWVCAPGASTDRAILYLHGGAFLTCGLNTHRSVVTRLSKAADAAVLTVGYRKLPSHHITDAIDDGMNGLRWLQERGFDGDQVVIAGDSAGGYLAFMSALSAIRGEVMRPAGVATISPFTDADPARKLQHRNARKCSMFTRGALSMFAHYLSQAHLVEGRGDSAVASPVDADLSDLPPVTIHASSDELLLPDAELMAKRLEASGVPCDLHLWDGQIHDFPLAADVLPEGRRAIRYIGDFIREVTAAPQSWRRNLHAAAAAG; from the coding sequence ATGGTGAGCACCACGGTTCCACAGGAGTTATTGCCAAGTGGCGCAATGAAGCGGCGTGTCCACCACCGTCACAGTCCGCAATCCGTCGCGGTCTCGTTGGCCAGCCGGCTGATCGTGAAGAACACCGTGCGCGCGTGGGCCTTCACACCGAACTTGCACTGGCCATTCGAATATGTCGACGGTTTGGCCGGAATGGTCCCACGTTTCGGCATCTCGGCGACGATCGAACAGGTGCGGCTGGAAAACTGTGCCGCCGAATGGGTTTGCGCACCCGGCGCGTCGACGGATCGGGCGATCCTCTATCTGCATGGCGGCGCCTTCCTCACCTGCGGTCTCAACACGCACCGCTCGGTGGTCACCCGTCTTTCCAAGGCCGCGGATGCCGCCGTGCTCACCGTCGGGTACCGGAAGTTGCCCTCGCATCACATCACCGACGCCATCGACGACGGGATGAACGGGCTTCGGTGGTTGCAGGAGCGCGGTTTTGACGGAGACCAGGTGGTCATCGCGGGTGATTCCGCCGGGGGATATCTTGCGTTCATGTCCGCGCTGTCGGCCATTCGCGGCGAGGTGATGAGGCCCGCCGGAGTCGCGACGATCTCCCCGTTCACCGATGCCGACCCGGCCCGAAAGCTGCAGCACCGCAACGCGCGCAAGTGCTCCATGTTCACCCGCGGTGCATTGTCGATGTTCGCCCACTACTTGAGCCAGGCGCACCTCGTGGAGGGACGGGGTGATTCCGCCGTGGCGTCACCGGTGGACGCCGATCTGTCCGACCTGCCGCCGGTCACCATCCACGCGAGTTCCGACGAGTTGCTGCTCCCCGACGCCGAACTCATGGCAAAGCGCTTGGAAGCCAGCGGAGTTCCGTGCGATCTGCACCTGTGGGACGGACAGATCCACGACTTCCCGCTGGCGGCGGACGTCCTGCCCGAGGGCAGGCGTGCCATTCGCTACATCGGGGATTTCATCAGGGAAGTCACCGCCGCGCCCCAGTCGTGGCGCCGTAACCTGCACGCCGCCGCCGCGGCGGGCTAG
- a CDS encoding molybdopterin-dependent oxidoreductase — translation MCGLEIQVDGGKVTSIRGNRDDVWSRGHVCPKGVSLAALHDDPDRIRRPMVKVDGRWHEVSWDAAFRRCTELLTPVIEKYGIGAVTAYTGNPLAHSFSLARYAGVLMGMSGMPVTYSPGTVDQWPKNLSSHLMYGLWWNFPVPDIERTDLMVIMGANPAASQGSLLAAPDVIGLIDRIRKRGKVIVIDPVRTQTAARADEWLPIVPGTDAALLLAVAHTLFDEDLINPGPHVDGVDTMRRVAADWPPERVSAATGIGADRIRRLARELAGTEKSVVYGRIGLCNQEFGSLASWLVDVINILTGHFDVPGGAMFPKPAAWSITTQPLPGLEGGLPEFGRWHTRVRGAKEVLGQAPVSCMVEEIATPGEGQLKALITVAGNPVLSTPGGDKLDEVLPMLEAMISVDLWLNETTRHADVILPGLSPLEQPHHDDLILLFAIRSIANYSAPVFDPGDRPHEWEILIRLTGLCTGTPAEDVDVVAIDDGFFDYLAFTRGLDGAEIRKLYEHGGPERMLDLTLRTGPFGDQYGKNPGGLTLDLLKANPNGIDFGPMVRQLPDILGTADKKIRLAPQYLLDDLPRLAARLERPAEPLVLVSRRHLRSNNTWLHNVPALMKGKDRCTLLIHPDDAARCGVADDDIVTVKSAAGEIRVPVEVTEAIKPGVVSMPHGWGHGKPGTRMAVANSSPGVNTNVLSPPTFVDEPSGNGALNGIPVTIIDDQARYRPAPTS, via the coding sequence ATGTGCGGCTTGGAGATTCAGGTAGACGGCGGCAAAGTCACCAGCATCCGGGGAAACCGCGACGACGTGTGGAGCCGTGGGCACGTCTGCCCGAAGGGTGTCTCACTTGCGGCGCTCCACGACGACCCGGACCGCATCCGCCGCCCCATGGTCAAGGTCGACGGGCGATGGCACGAGGTCAGCTGGGACGCGGCGTTTCGCCGCTGCACCGAATTGCTGACGCCGGTGATCGAGAAGTACGGCATCGGGGCGGTCACCGCCTACACCGGCAACCCGCTGGCGCATTCGTTCTCGTTGGCTCGCTACGCGGGCGTGCTGATGGGCATGTCCGGGATGCCGGTCACGTATTCGCCGGGGACGGTGGACCAATGGCCGAAGAACCTGTCGTCGCACCTGATGTACGGCCTGTGGTGGAACTTTCCCGTGCCCGACATCGAACGCACCGACCTGATGGTCATCATGGGCGCCAACCCGGCCGCGTCGCAGGGGTCACTTCTCGCCGCGCCCGACGTGATCGGCCTGATCGACCGGATCCGCAAGCGTGGCAAGGTGATCGTGATCGACCCGGTGCGCACGCAGACCGCGGCCCGCGCCGACGAATGGCTTCCCATCGTGCCCGGGACCGACGCCGCGCTGCTGTTGGCCGTCGCGCACACGCTGTTCGACGAAGACCTGATCAATCCCGGACCACACGTCGACGGCGTCGATACGATGCGCCGGGTCGCCGCGGACTGGCCCCCGGAACGGGTCAGCGCGGCCACCGGCATCGGCGCGGACCGCATCCGGCGATTGGCCCGCGAGCTCGCCGGCACCGAGAAATCGGTGGTGTACGGCCGAATTGGCCTGTGCAACCAGGAGTTCGGCAGCCTGGCCAGCTGGCTGGTCGACGTCATCAACATTCTGACCGGCCATTTCGACGTGCCCGGGGGAGCGATGTTCCCCAAGCCGGCGGCCTGGTCGATCACCACGCAGCCGCTGCCCGGCCTGGAAGGCGGCCTTCCGGAATTCGGCCGCTGGCACACCCGTGTGCGCGGGGCGAAGGAAGTGCTCGGCCAGGCGCCCGTGTCCTGCATGGTCGAGGAGATCGCCACCCCGGGCGAGGGGCAACTCAAGGCGCTGATCACGGTCGCGGGCAACCCGGTGTTGTCCACGCCCGGCGGCGACAAGCTCGACGAGGTGCTGCCGATGCTGGAAGCGATGATCTCCGTTGACCTTTGGCTCAACGAGACGACGCGGCACGCCGATGTGATCCTGCCCGGGCTGTCCCCGCTCGAGCAGCCGCACCATGACGACCTGATCCTGCTTTTCGCGATCCGCAGCATCGCGAATTACTCCGCGCCGGTGTTCGATCCGGGAGACCGCCCGCACGAATGGGAGATCCTGATCCGGTTGACCGGCCTGTGCACCGGCACACCGGCCGAGGATGTCGACGTCGTCGCGATCGACGACGGCTTCTTCGATTACCTGGCCTTCACCCGGGGCCTCGACGGGGCGGAAATCCGCAAGCTGTACGAGCACGGCGGCCCCGAGCGCATGCTGGATCTCACGCTGCGAACCGGGCCATTCGGGGACCAGTACGGCAAAAACCCGGGCGGGCTCACGCTGGACCTGTTGAAGGCCAACCCGAACGGCATCGACTTCGGGCCGATGGTCCGGCAACTCCCGGACATCCTGGGCACCGCCGACAAGAAGATCCGGCTCGCCCCGCAATACCTCCTCGATGACCTGCCCCGCCTGGCCGCCCGGCTGGAACGGCCGGCCGAGCCGCTGGTCCTGGTGAGCCGCCGCCACCTTCGCTCGAACAACACCTGGCTGCACAACGTGCCCGCGCTGATGAAGGGAAAGGACCGGTGCACGTTGCTGATTCACCCCGACGACGCGGCCCGATGCGGCGTCGCGGACGACGATATCGTCACCGTGAAATCGGCGGCGGGTGAGATCAGAGTGCCCGTCGAGGTCACCGAGGCGATCAAACCGGGTGTGGTGTCGATGCCGCACGGCTGGGGACACGGCAAGCCGGGCACCCGCATGGCGGTGGCCAACAGCTCGCCGGGAGTCAATACGAATGTGCTTTCCCCGCCGACGTTTGTCGACGAGCCGTCCGGCAACGGCGCGCTGAACGGCATACCGGTGACGATCATCGACGACCAGGCCCGATACCGGCCCGCGCCAACTTCCTGA
- a CDS encoding alpha/beta fold hydrolase, producing MTPVADTVTQQDLREISTPKGALRYYDCGPESAPVLLFLHGSGPGVTGWRNFRGILPAFAKRFRCLILEFPGFGVSDDFGGHPMVTAFGTVPPFLDALSVQRVHIVGNSMGGGVGINFATSSPDRVGRLVTIGGIGTNIFSPSPSEGIRLLQEFVEDPTRQRLVDWLKSMVYDQALITDELVEERWELATDPDTLAAARRMYGKAAFAAMNAAMAASDRPLPWAVMHKLSAPTLLTWGRDDRVSPPDMALIPMRTIPNAELHIFPNSGHWAMIEAKEAFESTVLAFLSRG from the coding sequence GTGACACCCGTGGCAGACACCGTTACGCAGCAGGACCTGCGCGAAATCAGCACTCCGAAGGGCGCTTTGCGCTACTACGACTGCGGCCCGGAATCCGCTCCGGTATTGCTGTTCCTGCACGGCTCGGGACCGGGCGTCACGGGGTGGCGCAACTTCCGCGGCATCCTGCCCGCGTTCGCCAAGCGGTTCCGCTGCCTGATCCTGGAGTTTCCCGGTTTCGGTGTGAGCGACGACTTCGGCGGCCACCCGATGGTCACCGCGTTCGGCACGGTGCCGCCCTTCCTGGACGCGCTCAGCGTGCAGCGGGTGCACATCGTCGGGAACTCGATGGGCGGCGGCGTCGGGATCAACTTCGCCACCAGCAGCCCGGACCGCGTCGGCCGATTGGTGACCATCGGCGGCATCGGGACCAACATCTTCAGCCCGAGCCCCAGCGAGGGGATCCGGCTGCTGCAGGAATTCGTCGAGGACCCTACCCGGCAGCGGCTGGTCGACTGGCTCAAGTCGATGGTTTACGACCAAGCCCTTATCACCGACGAACTCGTCGAGGAACGCTGGGAGCTGGCGACCGACCCGGACACGCTGGCCGCCGCGCGCCGCATGTACGGGAAGGCGGCGTTCGCCGCGATGAACGCCGCGATGGCCGCCTCGGACCGCCCGCTGCCGTGGGCCGTCATGCACAAGCTGTCCGCGCCCACCCTGCTGACGTGGGGACGCGACGACCGGGTGAGCCCACCGGACATGGCACTCATCCCGATGCGCACCATCCCCAACGCGGAGCTGCACATCTTTCCCAATTCGGGCCACTGGGCGATGATCGAGGCCAAGGAGGCGTTCGAGAGCACCGTGCTGGCGTTCCTCTCGCGCGGCTAG
- a CDS encoding isoprenylcysteine carboxyl methyltransferase family protein: MYYYLFILAVGAERLVELAVAQRNTKWSLARGGKEFGREHYPAMVSMHALLLVSCVVETAALARPFIGWLGWPMLAVVLFSTVVRWSCVSVLGRRWNPRLIVIAGAPLVRGGLYRWVRHPNYAAVAAEVAALPLVHSAWLTAMVFSAANALVLRVRIRAENAALGLV; encoded by the coding sequence ATGTATTACTACCTGTTCATCCTGGCGGTTGGCGCCGAACGCCTGGTCGAGCTGGCCGTTGCGCAACGAAACACCAAATGGTCACTCGCGCGGGGCGGTAAGGAGTTCGGCCGCGAGCACTACCCGGCAATGGTGAGCATGCATGCCCTGCTGCTGGTGTCGTGCGTCGTGGAAACCGCGGCGCTGGCCCGGCCGTTCATCGGATGGCTTGGCTGGCCTATGCTCGCGGTCGTCCTGTTCAGCACGGTGGTGCGCTGGAGCTGCGTGAGCGTGCTCGGCAGGCGTTGGAACCCAAGGCTTATCGTGATCGCGGGTGCACCATTGGTTCGCGGCGGGTTGTACCGATGGGTGCGCCACCCGAATTACGCGGCGGTCGCCGCGGAGGTGGCCGCACTGCCGCTGGTTCATTCGGCGTGGCTGACGGCGATGGTGTTCAGCGCCGCGAACGCGTTGGTGCTCAGGGTTCGAATCCGTGCGGAGAACGCCGCATTGGGGCTGGTTTGA
- a CDS encoding nuclear transport factor 2 family protein — protein MTDDLAARVSRLEDERDIARLVASYGPAVDAGDPEAAARLWASDGSYDVDGWGMEGRAGVHAMVTSSAHQKLVAKGCCHFLGPCVVTVTGDSAVAMCESVVLVRDDDGYHVWRCTANHFALRRVDGQWLIGARTSRILDGNPDAHALLTKGLAGLP, from the coding sequence ATGACGGACGACTTGGCGGCTCGGGTGAGTCGGCTCGAGGACGAACGCGATATCGCGCGGCTCGTCGCCTCCTACGGTCCGGCGGTCGACGCGGGGGACCCAGAGGCCGCCGCGCGGCTGTGGGCGAGCGACGGCAGCTACGACGTCGACGGCTGGGGCATGGAAGGCCGGGCCGGTGTGCACGCCATGGTGACTTCGTCGGCCCACCAGAAGCTGGTGGCCAAGGGGTGCTGCCACTTCCTCGGGCCGTGCGTCGTCACGGTCACCGGCGACTCGGCTGTGGCGATGTGCGAGTCCGTAGTGCTGGTCCGCGACGACGACGGATATCACGTCTGGCGTTGCACCGCAAACCATTTCGCGCTGCGCCGGGTCGACGGCCAATGGCTGATAGGGGCGCGTACCAGCCGGATTCTGGACGGCAATCCCGACGCCCACGCCTTGTTGACCAAGGGCCTGGCCGGGCTGCCCTAG
- a CDS encoding type III polyketide synthase codes for MTATTHLTSPGAAAQRGRGAPHIAGAAVAFTCHRYSQDEVARELTEFTDPRFLRFAQTTGVDQRSLALPLSRYPQLSGFTEANDAYLEVAVDLGERAIRSALAEAGIEPHEVDTIVVVSSTGIAVPTIDARLMARIGFRPNVKRVPLFGLGCVAGAAGMARVHDYLHGYPGDVAVLLSVELCSLTLQRDDASIPALIGVSLFGDGAAAVVATGADRIPARRNGRRAPRVLATRSRVVPETVDVMGWNVGSSGFQLVMSRDVPKMADAYLRDEVDGFLADHGLSVADIAAWVCHPGGPKVLDSIQDALGLPPDALTHSRNSMRDNGNISSASVLDVLRRTAEEPPAEGSFAVMLAMGPGFSFELLLLQW; via the coding sequence ATGACTGCAACAACGCATCTCACGTCCCCCGGCGCCGCCGCTCAGCGCGGACGCGGCGCGCCGCACATCGCGGGGGCGGCGGTGGCCTTCACCTGCCACCGCTACAGCCAAGACGAAGTCGCCCGGGAGCTCACCGAATTCACCGATCCGCGGTTCCTGCGCTTCGCGCAAACAACGGGGGTCGACCAACGCAGCCTCGCGTTGCCGCTCTCGCGTTACCCACAGCTGAGCGGCTTCACCGAGGCGAACGACGCCTACCTCGAGGTCGCCGTCGACCTCGGCGAACGGGCGATACGGTCGGCGCTGGCCGAGGCCGGCATCGAACCACACGAGGTGGACACCATCGTGGTGGTGTCCAGCACCGGCATCGCGGTGCCCACCATCGATGCCCGGCTGATGGCCCGAATCGGCTTCCGCCCCAACGTCAAACGCGTCCCGCTCTTCGGGCTCGGCTGTGTCGCAGGCGCCGCCGGGATGGCGCGCGTGCACGACTACCTGCATGGGTACCCCGGGGACGTTGCCGTGCTCCTGTCGGTCGAGCTGTGCTCGCTCACGCTGCAGCGCGACGACGCCTCGATCCCCGCCCTCATCGGCGTGTCCTTGTTCGGGGACGGCGCCGCCGCCGTGGTCGCCACCGGGGCCGACCGAATCCCTGCGCGCCGCAACGGCCGGCGCGCCCCGCGAGTCCTCGCGACCCGCAGCCGCGTAGTGCCGGAAACGGTCGACGTCATGGGATGGAACGTGGGCTCCAGCGGATTTCAACTCGTGATGTCGCGCGACGTGCCGAAAATGGCCGACGCCTACCTACGGGACGAGGTCGACGGATTCCTGGCCGACCACGGCTTGTCCGTCGCGGACATCGCCGCCTGGGTGTGTCACCCCGGCGGTCCCAAAGTGCTCGACTCCATCCAGGACGCACTCGGGCTACCGCCGGATGCCCTGACCCACAGCCGAAACTCGATGCGGGACAACGGCAACATCTCCTCGGCATCGGTGCTCGACGTCCTCCGCCGGACTGCCGAGGAGCCGCCGGCCGAAGGGTCCTTCGCCGTCATGCTGGCGATGGGTCCCGGCTTCAGCTTCGAACTGCTGCTGCTGCAGTGGTGA
- a CDS encoding wax ester/triacylglycerol synthase family O-acyltransferase: MQRLSGLDAFFLYLESPTQPLNVCCVVELNPGDMPGGYRFGQFREALSARVDAVPEFRLKLADSQLNFDHPVWVDDDRFDLARHLHRVALPAPGGSRELAEICGHVAGLPLDRDRPLWEMWVIEGLHGGDALSVILKAHHAVVDGVGGANLLAQLCSTVPDAPAPKPATRAGAANPLQIAASGLIGAGLRPWRLAKVVPATALTLAQTILRARGGGHTMAAPFTAPPTAFNGPFTRRRNVALTTLDLEDVKKVKNRFGVTINDVVTALCAGALRQFVLDRGELSDHPMVASVPVSVRGKSDRPGRNQTTWMLCRLETHIDDPAERLRRIAEGNAAAKDHVAAMGSSLLQDWTQVAGQTMFGAAMKLLPRIPLPEKPPHNLVLSNVPGPQEQLYFMGCRVDAMYPLGPIIAGAGLNITVMSLNGRLGVGLISCPDLVADLWDLADTFPAALKELLNCSEPRHDQA; encoded by the coding sequence ATGCAACGACTCAGTGGGTTAGACGCGTTCTTTTTGTACCTGGAATCCCCGACGCAGCCCTTGAATGTTTGCTGTGTGGTGGAGCTGAACCCGGGTGACATGCCCGGTGGTTACCGCTTCGGCCAATTCCGGGAAGCGCTGTCGGCGCGGGTGGACGCCGTGCCGGAATTCCGCCTCAAACTGGCCGACAGCCAGCTGAACTTCGACCATCCGGTCTGGGTGGACGACGACCGTTTCGACCTGGCGCGTCATCTCCACCGGGTCGCCCTGCCCGCTCCTGGAGGATCCAGGGAGTTAGCGGAGATCTGCGGCCACGTTGCCGGGCTGCCGCTGGATCGCGACCGCCCGCTGTGGGAGATGTGGGTGATCGAGGGGCTGCACGGCGGCGACGCGCTGTCCGTGATCCTCAAGGCCCACCACGCGGTGGTCGACGGCGTCGGCGGGGCAAACCTGTTGGCCCAGCTGTGCAGCACGGTGCCGGACGCCCCGGCGCCGAAACCGGCGACCCGCGCCGGGGCGGCGAATCCCCTCCAGATCGCCGCGTCCGGGCTCATCGGTGCGGGGTTGCGGCCGTGGCGCCTGGCCAAGGTGGTGCCGGCGACGGCCCTCACGCTGGCGCAAACGATTCTCCGCGCCCGCGGCGGCGGACACACGATGGCCGCCCCGTTCACGGCGCCTCCGACGGCGTTCAACGGTCCGTTCACCCGTCGCCGCAATGTCGCCTTGACGACGCTCGACCTCGAGGACGTCAAGAAGGTGAAAAACCGGTTCGGCGTCACCATCAACGACGTGGTGACGGCGCTGTGCGCAGGGGCGCTACGGCAGTTCGTGCTGGACCGCGGCGAACTGTCGGACCACCCGATGGTGGCCAGCGTGCCGGTCTCGGTGCGGGGCAAGTCCGACCGGCCGGGCCGCAACCAGACCACCTGGATGCTCTGCCGGCTGGAAACCCACATCGACGACCCGGCCGAACGGCTGCGCCGCATCGCGGAGGGCAACGCCGCCGCCAAAGATCATGTCGCCGCCATGGGTTCCAGCCTGCTGCAGGACTGGACGCAAGTGGCCGGGCAGACCATGTTCGGCGCCGCGATGAAGCTGCTGCCCCGGATCCCCCTGCCCGAGAAGCCGCCGCACAACCTGGTGCTGTCCAACGTGCCCGGACCGCAGGAGCAGCTTTACTTCATGGGTTGCCGGGTCGACGCCATGTATCCGCTCGGCCCGATCATCGCGGGCGCCGGGCTCAACATCACCGTCATGTCGCTCAACGGCCGGCTCGGCGTCGGCCTCATCTCCTGCCCCGACCTGGTAGCCGACCTCTGGGACCTCGCCGACACCTTTCCCGCGGCGCTCAAAGAATTGCTGAATTGCAGCGAGCCCAGACACGACCAAGCCTGA